The Arachis hypogaea cultivar Tifrunner chromosome 14, arahy.Tifrunner.gnm2.J5K5, whole genome shotgun sequence DNA window aTGCCATCACTCTCATTGCGTCGTGCTCTCTATTTGCGGTGTTCCTTTTCGTAACTCTACAGTCGTGTCTATTCTCCTCTCTATTCCTGCGTCTCCTACCTCATCCACTGTTCTGTCCTCTGACTCGCTGTTGTGTCCCCCACTGCGTCATTTCGAATGAAGTCACTATCTTGTCGTTtagattttttgtataaaatcttgttgTTTTTGTATAGGATGGATACTTACAGCTCTATTCatatagaaattaataattagttacaaCTATCAGATAGATAGAGAATGAGACTCTATAAAAAATGGGGATGGAGAACAATATTTTCTCACGGCAGAAAATGGAGACAGAAACGAAAAGTAAATCTGGAGGCAAGATGAGGAGCAGGGAAACATCCCCACCCCTACCCTGTCTCGTTGACATCCCTAAAATTAATCCAGGAACAAATAAGTGATAATGTTTAATGTACAAGTAAAGAAATTTGCAGGGAGTGGACGAGTGGTTGGTTAGCTTCCTTACACCAATTTGGCACATTTGGttgatgattataaattaaaatatcttttacgATATATTCATAAGAATAAATGCAATTATTAAAAGATCCTTGGCAATGCAAGAGACTAAATGTGggatttgaatcctctaaattttgaatttaacttTAGAAAGTAAAGTATGATttatcaccatttattttataggtgggatcAAAAGAATACATGAGAAAGAAAACATTCAATGGTGAGAGatctcactttatcctctaaaatgaaaatctaaaatttagaggatccaaattccgAAATGTAGGGGTAATACTATAGAAAAGAGCGGAATTTTGATAAAAagtgaatattatttttttattaaaaaattttattgaacaaAATTTGTTATGTGTAACACAcggttttttttaaaatttagtgtaaagtattagtttgatttttaatattttggtcaaattttaatttggtctctaatattttaaacgttttatttttatctcaaaatGTTTTAAATAGGTTCAATCTGACCCTACCATAAAATTTGActctaataattaatagaatgagTACTAGTTaagtcatattttttttttgtatgataaaaaaatataaccaaaacctttttataacatttcttcgcgtcaatttatttttttataaaactctaaatcctaaccaTCAAACATCAACgcttcaaaatcaaagaaaaaagtgaTCGTTAGTGGATTAATTTTACTTACATATTGAAATCGAATGTTATTAGTTCTTCAATATACGAAatgtttgtatcaaatttaatggTGGAACAATATTAAACCCATTTAAAAGTTTTTTAAGATTGAAATAGTACGTTAAAAAATTTTTGGGACTGAAGTAAGACGTTTGAAATGTTaggaactaaattaaaatttcatcCTAATATTAGagaccaaaataatactttatctttaaatctaatataaatatttacttttcatccagttttttttgtgactatttcATCCAGTTTTATTTgtcactaaatttttttatttgtgattAATTAGTCATTATTTCATTATTTGTAGGTTGTTTTTGTGTTATAtgcttgttgtgttgagctttttttcatccttcaaaaaataaaaactaaaaaatttgaaacattaaaaatttcagaGTTTTAAGATGCATTTagcttggtttttattttaaatattttttgttcttagaattttataaaataaaaaataataaaagtaataaaattatgtgtttagaaagaaaaagaagacggACAAATGAATATGCTCATTCCTcaagacgacgacgacgacgatgatCAAGTTAACACATTTACTCACTGTCACTAACAAGCTTCCTCATTCTTCCAAATCATGCTATTCGATTTGGAACCCTAATCGTTCCTTGTCTCTCTCTTCCCCTTTCCATTCCCACTACTATTCTCTCACAGGTATGTACACCTACCCACATTCTCTTTCTCGCTTTCTTTCTCCCAATTCCCACTTCTATGCAACAAAGttcatttttttaatgcaaaaacCGTTCATTTCAAGCTTTTATACTTGTTTCAGATCACAGGGTACTCCACAGGGTTCTTGAACAATGCAGAGTTTCCAGGGATTCCAAAACTGCAGCAAAAACCCATGCAAGGCTTGTCGTACTTGGGTATGCTACGTACCCATCACTTGTTTCTTCTCTGGTTTCAACCTATGCTAACTGTCACCTACCCCACATTGCAAATCACGTTGTTCATCATGTTTTCACCCGTGTTTCGAACCTATTCAACATGAACTTGATACTTGAAAGGTTGATGAAAGTTGGGCAATGTGGTGTTGCCAAgaaggtgtttgttaaaatgcctgTTCGAGATGTTGTTTCTTGGAACACCATGATTGGAGGGTACGTGAAGAACTCGCGGGTTGTTGATGCACTGAGCATTTTCAGGGGGATGCTGAATGCTAAAGTTGAGCCCGACGGGTTCACATTTGCTTCTGTGGTTACTGCGTGCGCACGCCTTGGGGCTCTTGCTAATGCCAAGTGGGTGCATACTTTGATGGTGGAGAAGAGGATTGAGCTGAACTATATACTTAGTGCTGCATTGATTGACATGTATGCTAAGTGTGGTAGAATTGATGTTTCAAAATGTGTTTTTGAAGATGGTGTGCGCAATCATGTGTCAGTTTGGAATGCTATGATTAATGGGTTGGCAATTCATGGGCTTGCTTTGGATGCAGCTGCAGTGTTTTCTAGGATGGAGATGGAAAATGTTTCACCTGATAGTGTTACTTTTATTGGGATTCTGATAGCTTGTAGTCATTGTGGATTGGTTGAAGAAGGTCGCAAGTACTTTGATATGATGCAGAATCAATTTTTAATTCAGCCGCAACTTGAGCATTATGGAACCATGGTTGATCTGTTAGGACGATCAGGGCTTTTGGATGACGCGTATGACATGATTAAAGCAATGCCAATTGAGCCCGATGTTGTTATCTGGAGAGCACTTTTGAGTGCTTGTAGAAACCATAGAAAGAAAGAACTTGGTGAAGTTGCAATTGCCAATATATCACGTCTTGAGAGTGGTGATTTCGTCCTGCTATCGAATATGTATTGCTCTTTAAAGAACTGGGATAGTGCTGAGAGGGTGAGACAGATGATGAAAAAGGGAGGAGTTCATAAAAAACAGGgtaagagttggattgaattgggGGGCAGCATTCACCAATTCAAGGCAGCCAATCACTCGCATGCTGAAATGAAAGCAATTTACAGTGTGTTGGAAGGACTGAACCAAAGGGCTAAGCTGGAAGGCTTTGCTCCCATGACAGAGTTGGTTTTGATGGATGTTTCcgaagaggagaaagaggaaaaTTTAAACTTTCATAGTGAGAAGTTGGCCTTGGTCTATGCCGTGTTGAAAACTAGCCCTGGAACTAAAATCAGAATTTTCAAGAATCTTCGTATCTGTCAAGACTGTCATAATTGGATAAAAATTGTGTCCAGAATATTAAACAGAGAAATAATCGTGAGGGATCGCATCCGTTTTCACCAATTTGAAGGTGGTTTTTGCTCTTGCAGAGACTACTGGTAGAGGTAGCTATTCGAAGTAATACTTAGACACTTAGGCATTTATAGCACTTGAATCTTTGGCGTGCCTCTCAATAAGGGTAATGTTTCCTTTACCTCCAGCCGATCGCATACCATCAATGTTGATTTTGCAACAGCTATGGTTGCAAGCAAGGGTGATCAAGTGGAAAACCTGAGGATTTCAAGTTGGCATTTTGAACTTGCCCATGTTAACAATGCATCACTTGGGTACCATAAAATTATTGTTACAACTAATGCCAAAAAAAATGTCGTTGTTACAACTTAGAAGTTAGAAGCACTGAAATTGAGAGTTCCTATTATTATGATGGTATCAAGTGCCTAATTGGGTAGCATTGGAGATTGAAATGCTCTGATTGGACTGAATGACACATCCTATTATTCTGCCTGGGCTATGCATGATTGTGTGAAAGTCAACGGAAACCAAGTTTATTGGCATATTGCAAATCATCCAGTACCTTTCTATGTGGGTAAGAATATGCTTTTGGCATGCATTACCAAGTTACCAGAATTAATTGCTTACGATGATGCCATTAGATTACTTATTGTTCTGAGAAGTGAGTGTTAGGCCATTGTGTTCTTTTTAATTAGGGGGATGAAGAATGGGTGGAGGTCAAATTAGGCTAACCTACGTCATGTGGATATGAAGACCCACCAAGTCACCAACTTCTTAAAATTATGAGAGACCAAACTATTATGCATAAAAATGAAATAACAGTATAAACATAAGATTTAATATATGCATTGTCTTCATATAAATGTCAAACTGTTATTGCATTTGTTTGCAAAAAGTGTCCAATTTTAATCCTTTTGAGGTTggggaaaaaaaaaacttaaaaagagCGTATATTTTGGggaaaataaaggataaaaaaagAATATCATGTTACCAACCACAGCCATTTCTCTTGTATTTCTTTCCCATTGGACTCTCTTTCTCAAGTCATGCCAAACTACTTTTCCTAAAATGTCCCTAATCTCAGGCCATCATGTTTTACATGATCAAACTTTGTGCTTAAAAAATGTTTCCATTACAATTCAACTTTATAAACATTTTGGCAAAATAGAACCTTACAATTTGTATTCTCTATTGGAAATGTTGACACAGCATGTCAGCACTATCATTGATCTTATTTTCCCATCTTCACATCATTTTGCACTGGTACTGGTTGCAGGTCTAGCAATCCTCTACTTTGCATACAGAAGAAAAGCACCAATTTACTTGATAGACTTTACCTGCTACCGTCCACCTAGTTCTCATAGGCTACCTATTGCCATGTTTGAAGAGAATAGTGTTTTAGATGATTTAGATCCAGAGTCTGTTGCTTTCCAGTGCAAGATCATAGCGAAATCTGGATTCAGTGAGGAAACAGCCATTACTCCATCTTTAGCACAGATACCAAAAGTAAAATCTCTTGCCTTAGCCCTTGATGAGGTCGAAACCATAATGTGTTCAGCAATCTCAGACCTGTTTTGGAGAAACAACATCAACCCGAAATCCATCGACATACTAATCACCAACAGTTGTGTGTTCTGTCCTACACCATCTCTTAGTGCCATGGTGGTTAACAAGTTCAAGATGAGGAGCAACATCATGAGCTTCAACCTATCAGGTATGGGGTGTAGCGCCGGAATCATATCGGTCAGTCTGGCTAAGGACTTGTTGAGGGTTCATAGGGGCTCATTAGCTCTAATTGTGAGCTCAGAGACCCTTAATCTGAATTGGTACACAGGTAAAGTACACTCCATGTTGCTGACTAATTGTCTCTTCAGAATGGGTGGTGCTGCTATATTGATGTCTAGCAAGGTTAATGATAAACataaagcaaagtatgaactacaACATATTGTTAGAACGATCAATGCTAAAGATGATCAAGCTCATAGATGTGTCTACCAGGATGTGGATCCAGAAAACAAAGAAGGTATTGCGATATCAAAGGATGTTGTCCATGTGGCCGGAGATACATTGAAGAAGAACATAGCTTCACTAGGGCCATTAGTTTTGCCATTGAGAGAGCAATTCCTATATGTAATTTCTATTATATGCTGCAAGGTGTTGTATGGAAGAAGATCAGGCATCTATACTCCAAATTTCAATCTCGCCTTCGAGCATTTCTGCATACACTCCGGGGGAAGATCTGTCATAAATGCCATTGAGAGAAGCTTGAGGTTAAGGAAACAGGACGTGGAAGCATCCAACATGACCCTTTACAGGTTTGGAAACACGTCGTCTTCTTCGATTTGGTATGAGCTTAGCTACACAGAAGCGAAAGGGAGGATGAAACGTGGCGATAGGGTGTGGCAAATCGCCATTGGAAGCGGATTCAAGTGTAGCAGCGCGGTGTGGAAATGTTTACAGGACGTGACCCCGGACAATGGCAGTGCTTGGAGGGATACAATTAACATGTACCCTGTACAAGTAACTGATATGAAAATAAGCTGAAGCTGCTAATCACTATTGTGGAGTTTTAGTTCCTTGTACACATTTTGTGTTTTGCTGCTTTCAACTTTCAAGCTCCAACTTCTTTATTCCTTTTCAatgatctttaatttttaaacGAATAAGGTGTAATATCTGCAAAATTCTTATCAAATAGCACTAGCTAGGACTTCAGTGAAGAAACAAATCAAGTGATAGATTTCAAAAGGGATCAAGCATATAATGATGTAAGAGAgtacaattttatttattaagtcCCGCATTTAACCTCTTCTTTACTTCT harbors:
- the LOC112741733 gene encoding pentatricopeptide repeat-containing protein At5g50990-like; the encoded protein is MIKLTHLLTVTNKLPHSSKSCYSIWNPNRSLSLSSPFHSHYYSLTDHRVLHRVLEQCRVSRDSKTAAKTHARLVVLGYATYPSLVSSLVSTYANCHLPHIANHVVHHVFTRVSNLFNMNLILERLMKVGQCGVAKKVFVKMPVRDVVSWNTMIGGYVKNSRVVDALSIFRGMLNAKVEPDGFTFASVVTACARLGALANAKWVHTLMVEKRIELNYILSAALIDMYAKCGRIDVSKCVFEDGVRNHVSVWNAMINGLAIHGLALDAAAVFSRMEMENVSPDSVTFIGILIACSHCGLVEEGRKYFDMMQNQFLIQPQLEHYGTMVDLLGRSGLLDDAYDMIKAMPIEPDVVIWRALLSACRNHRKKELGEVAIANISRLESGDFVLLSNMYCSLKNWDSAERVRQMMKKGGVHKKQGKSWIELGGSIHQFKAANHSHAEMKAIYSVLEGLNQRAKLEGFAPMTELVLMDVSEEEKEENLNFHSEKLALVYAVLKTSPGTKIRIFKNLRICQDCHNWIKIVSRILNREIIVRDRIRFHQFEGGFCSCRDYW
- the LOC112741734 gene encoding probable 3-ketoacyl-CoA synthase 21, encoding MHDCVKVNGNQVYWHIANHPVPFYVGLAILYFAYRRKAPIYLIDFTCYRPPSSHRLPIAMFEENSVLDDLDPESVAFQCKIIAKSGFSEETAITPSLAQIPKVKSLALALDEVETIMCSAISDLFWRNNINPKSIDILITNSCVFCPTPSLSAMVVNKFKMRSNIMSFNLSGMGCSAGIISVSLAKDLLRVHRGSLALIVSSETLNLNWYTGKVHSMLLTNCLFRMGGAAILMSSKVNDKHKAKYELQHIVRTINAKDDQAHRCVYQDVDPENKEGIAISKDVVHVAGDTLKKNIASLGPLVLPLREQFLYVISIICCKVLYGRRSGIYTPNFNLAFEHFCIHSGGRSVINAIERSLRLRKQDVEASNMTLYRFGNTSSSSIWYELSYTEAKGRMKRGDRVWQIAIGSGFKCSSAVWKCLQDVTPDNGSAWRDTINMYPVQVTDMKIS